Within Vicia villosa cultivar HV-30 ecotype Madison, WI linkage group LG1, Vvil1.0, whole genome shotgun sequence, the genomic segment AATCTTTTAGATTTAGCATGATACTCAAAGTTAAGATCCATAAGTCAAATAACATTTAGCTATGATGAGGATAAAATTAACAAAATGAATAACTTTGAAGATGCATACATGCACAGAACAAGTTCCCTCTATCAATTAACCACTTAACTATTGTTGGTCAATTGATATCACATTTTCAACCACTTGTGCTTAACAATCTTTTGGCAGGGTTTCGATCTTTCAACGGCAGGAGCTTGCGCGACAGGCTCCGATGAAAATATTGATTATAAAAATATAGTGCTCAAAATAACAATAATTTGATAAACTTTTCATGCAACATTGAGATTTAAGTTGATAGAATAATGAAGACTCTCATAATGTTAAATATATGAAATAATTTGAAACAGAACAGCATCACACACTTCCTCCTAGTACAAAAGTGTTTCAAGAGGTGTGTTTTAGTTAGAAAAACAAAAGATGTGTCCTAACTATGTTAATTTGGTTCTCATACCATAATGATCCAAACACAGTAAATAGATATCACTCTAAATAGTTAGCTAGCTAGCTTGGTTCAACAATTGCATAGCTTGGTTCAATTCTTCAACCAAAGCAATAGGCAGTAGAATAAGACCTTTGCTCTCAAGTAGCTGACTCGTTGCTGCTGATTGTTCTTCAACTAGTTTCCCCATTATCTCTTCAAGAGGCTCGTTCAGCATTTGATCCTTTATATAATGCCCATAACCctgtaataaaaaaatcaaaaatgaatTTGACAGTATGCTATAAGAAGTTATTTGCTTGGAGCTGAATTCAGAGTAGCATAGTTGTACCTCATGATAAACTAGAGGTATAGCATTTGAGTCACTTTGCAATTTACTTCCACTTAGTTCCTGCAGAGGAACAATTTCCTTAGCTATGGTAGAATTTCTATTTGCAAttgatgataacattagaacTTAAAAAGTTACCTTTAGTTGATTCTGCAAGTATTTAACATAGTCGATGATGTCGTCCAGTATGTAAGCTTGAGCTTGACAACCCTGCAAATTAAAAATTCAGTTCATTATGTGTAAATAATGTGAAGTACTATTCTATCAAATTCATCAGAAAGAAGAACTTTTTGACAAAGTATTTTGACATTGTTTTGACATATGTTAAATCATAAACAAGAGATTACCCCTTCTTGATTTGGAAGCAATTCATGTAAGGCTTTGAGGTTATCAGCAATACGTTGTCTGCGATGCTGTAATCAAAGAGTCCATGGTAAGGAAACTAAGTTGTATGAATGAATTGGAATAAAATTGTTAGCGAGTTGACAAGAACATAGTAATGAAAGAAAAGCTTTACTTACACGGTCAGTACAACGCGATTTCTCACTTTTCTGTCTTGTGGAGCTGCTTCCTGATTTTGGAATTGGAAGTAAAAAAGGTGAAGCATCACCAACCATTCCCATTGAATCAAATCTTGAAGCATTATGCTTATCTCCAACTGAATCACTTGGCCATGTTGCATCACACTGTTACAACAACACTTTAAATAATCAGTTTCAGAGGGATTATAGAAAGAGCTTATGTCTAACATGTTCATAAACTGTTTTGTCTCCAacttatttctataaaaaaattcagGACAACTCATACTTTAGTAATAGAAATAGTATACAAAAGCACTTATATAATAAGTGCTTAGTTAATAAGAGCTTAACTAACCTCAGCATTGAGAAGGTTTTGAGTACTTCCAGTTTTAGCTGtaattgcttcttcttcttcttcttcttctccattatTTCTCCAAAACCCAACATGctgaaaacaaacaaaaaaacaaaaaatcttcAATTTCCAAATCTCACAACTATTTAATGAAAGTactagttttttttcttctgttaaTTAAAGTTACCTTCATAATACCATAGTCATTACTTGAAGAACCAATCGGTTTAAAACCAAAACCAAAAGCTTTTCCTTGATCGTTGAAGCTGTTTGTGCTGCCAAGTGTTTGATAATTGTTCCCAACCAAGTTATACTCGGTTGTTGGAAGATAAGTTGAAGATTCAGAGAGATATTCAACATAGTTACTATAAGGTAGTTTTGGTACACAATTCCACTGAGCCACACTTGTTTCAGAttgttgattttgaatttgatgatCCTCAGAGACTTCATGGTTGCTCGTTTCTTGTTCATTTTCATATGAGATTGGCTCTGAACTGTTGTCTTTGTTGTTACTTTCTCCTTCCATTTTTTCAACACCAAACTAAGAAAGACAGAGATTTAGATTATGAAGCAATTCATAAAATACAAAatgaagagaagagagagagtgaggAAGTTAGAGAGAGAAAATGCGTGTTCTGTTTCTGCTCTGTTGGTGGGTAGGCAGGTACATGCAACGACGCTGAGAATGTGAGTTGTTGTGCTGTGGAGTTGTACTGGTTGTGGTAGTGGCATGAACTGTACGGTGGATTTTGGTGCATGCTTTAGTTGAAATGTCGATTGTGCCCCTGGAAATGAATTTCAAATCATATGAGTTGTAACTTGTTGCTCAAGAGAGTGATAATGTTGAGGAAAATACTTGAAGAGAAAAACAAGATAAAGGAATGATACATTGAAATTAGGGGTGGACAGATTTTTTCAATCCAGTCCAAACCGACCTACCCAAGGGACCCATGGACATGTGGGTCGGGTTAGGCGGGTCTTCGGGTTACCGGGTTGGGAAAAAATGGGTTCATATGGATTATGTCGGTCGGTTTCGGATGCTGTTTTTGAGTCCATGGATATCCACACCCGACCGGCTGAGGAAGGGAGTATAGATGAGATAGTTAATAGGACTTGACAGATTAATGGGCCCATGGATTTTTTTCACTTAGTCAACTAGGGTTTCATCAGTTCTCATCAATCCTCCAAATTTGTTTCTCTTCAGTACCTTTCCGCTAGggttttatcttcttcttcaaccgCCGTCGCTGCTTCGTTATCCACGAGCACCACCACGCCACCAAGCCACGAACCACCACCGATGTAAGCACTTCTttattctctttctccttctctctctttctctctttctatctttctctctGTCTCTGCTTGGGAAAAATCAAGGATTTCTACCTTAACATTTTCAAGTAAAATGATTTTTGTGTTGTTTTAAGTCTGAATCCGAACCTGTCTTATGCGAATCTTAGGTTTAACTTGAtcatcttcaaatcaattttgATGTGATTTTAAGTTTAACTTGATCTTATATGTCttcttgtaaatatttgtttgattttaacATCATCTTATTATATGTTTGAAGTGAAATTGATTAGCAGAGATTTGTATATGCTTGATGCGAATATGATTAGCAGAGGTTTGTAGGTTTGTATCAGTGAAGTGAAATATTACTTATTCTTTTGGAATATTCAACTTCTACACACATTGTTATTGAGTTTGATTCTTTTGTTGTTTCCTATTGGAAGATGAATCCTTGCAAACAAGTTGTTGGTGGACTTGATGAATTGAATGTTTTGTAATGATGTTTTTTAGTAACAAATATGGTAATTAAATGTCTTTTATAGAATAGCATGTTTATAATAGCTTTGTTCCTGCTGTATTGCTGTTTTTTCTGCTGCTGTATTGCTGTTTTTTCTGCTGCTGTATTGATGTATTATTGCTGCTGTATTGCTGTTTTTTCTGCTGCTGTATTGCTGTTTTTTCTGCTGCTGTATTGCTGTTTTTTCTGCTGCTGTACTGATGTTTTGCTGCTGATGTTGTATTGCTGTTTTTCTACTGCAGCATTGCTATATTTTTGCTGCTGTAGGGGTGTTTTTCTGCTGTTGTATTGATGTGTTACTGCTGCTGTATTGATGTTGTATTGATGTTCCttgatgaatttattttatttatttacattgaATTctgaattattaatattttttcctCCCTGTTTGCATGTTTTATTGCATATATGGTATGATATAACTCATTGAAACATAATTTCTTGTTTAGGAGGTGGATTATGATACATAAGGAGAAGTAGCTTATATGAGAAGTAGCTTATTTGGATTGGAAAATAACTATAGGTATGTTGTTTctttgatttttataaaatcttgttcttcttgtgtgttaaggttttcatgaatggttttctttttctctttagcAGCATTTTTTTGCTACATGGAATGTGGTTGGAAGATCTCCACCAGAGTAATTTGAATATCAATGATTTGTTTCATGACTCGCGGCATGCATTTGATCAACTCAAACAGGGTGTTCATTGATGAGTTTATttgtaaaatatttgaaatttgaaatttggaTAACTATAATATATTGATAGACTGTGTTGTGATCTACACGATGTTGCAGATACAATTATATACTATTGGGTTGTTTGTTATATTTGAATGCCCAACTTTTTTATTTAGTattgctttatttttaaatattaaaatgaagctgaatttttttatgataattaaGATCAATTAACCGACAAACCGATCCATTTTAACCGATAAACCGATTAAACCGAATCCGATCAAACTGATATAAAATTCAGTCGGAATTGGGCCTAGGAAATGAATCCATGGTTTCAAATGGTTTGGCATATTGGGCCCGAATCCAATCCAAACCGACCGATGTCCAGCCCTAATTGAAATCATTGTTAAAGACATAAACAAAATTTATGGTGGTCAAACCATTTTTAGTGGGAGTAAACTAAGTGGGTAAACTAAAACACTTTTTGTGGGGCCAAAGtgattttacaattttttatttgtaattaattttgatttaagttaacgttaatttaattattttaattaaaagacaTAGaagtaaaaattatatttttgacaaaaatatattaataaatatataatattataaaatttaaaatgatacaaaatgcacaacaataatatatataaaaaaattacattGAGGTttgtaaataattataataaggatTTCATTGGTTGGGATCCATTTGATAAATTAAATAGGAttggaaaataaaagaagaagaaatttcgAAGGTAAAGTTGTgtgtaaaaaaaatactaattagTGCTATAATATTTAGGCATAATTAGTCCCTCAGTCCCATAAGATAATTTTGAGTTACGAAACAGTCCCACAGTTAAAAAAAGTAACATTAAAGTCCCTTAGTATTTGCCCCGTTAACAAATTAGATCCCATTCCGTGAGTCCAGGTTTACACCGTCTGTTATTGCCACAGTGGCATGCCACCTGTTTCCATGAGTCAGCACACGATATATCTTTATTATATCTAgggttttctttgatcaaatataTGTATTTCTTCTTAGAGCTccatcttcttctcctttctgtattcatcttcttctttcaacttcttcttctttcataCTTGTTTTTAATGTCAATGTCAAGTTGTGATTCTAATACAACGTCCGTCATTCGCAGAAACAAGAGGAAGGAATGTTTTTGCCAAGACGAATGTGTTTTGCGTACTGTGGGCGACATGAATAGTGTGAATTTTGGGAAAAAGTTTTGGGGGTGCCGAAATTTCTGAAACCATGTGAATAAGGGCTGTAATTTCTTCAAATGGTTCGAGGACGACATTATTGATGAAAGGGATTTGAAGATCCAAAGGCAAAAGAAGAAAATTCAGAAATTTAAGAAAGAGATCAACAACACTAGGGGATGGTTGAAAGTGGCTATAATTCTTGGAATAATGAGCTTAATGTGTAATGTTATTTTTGTAACAATTTTCTTTTAGATTGGTTAGTGTACGAGCCTAATGTGTATTGTTGTTTTGGGGTTAGGTTTTCTTTTAGGTTGGTAACTTGTATGAGCTTAATGTGTAATGTTTTGGTGTTGTGAGAAATATTGTAATGAATTGGTTTGGTATCAGTTTTCATCAGACACAATGTATCAGTTTTCAAGAGACACAATGTATCAGTTTCAGTTTTATGTGTAATGTTTTGTTTTATCAGTTTAAGTGTTATGTGTTGTATCCAATTTATGTGTTATGAATTGTTTTATGACATCTATAAATAGAGAATATTGTTTATAGTTGTATCAGCTTTATGTTTTAGAGAATATTGTGTTATGACATCTATAAGGTGGCAATTAAAATACCAACATATATATGTGAAGAATGTCTAAAATTTTAGCAAGATAGGAGCAGTTTTAATAAATCTGTATGAAGCAAGGTCAATTGCATAATTGGTATCAATTTTCAACAGAATTTTGCAAAAGAAAGTTACATTGAAGGTGGCATTTTTAAGCCTTAGTCATTGTACACAAAAGGTGGCATTTATAAGCCTTAGTCATTGTACACAAAAGGTGGCATTATAAGccaatgtcaacacaacacaaAAAAAAGACAGTTAAAACCTATTACACAAAAGAGACATTAATTCACAGCATAAAAGTGGCAGTTAAAACTTAGGGCTGACTTGCAACTTGCTTTTTGGGACCCTTTTGAAGTCTCTCTTTCTTTTTGGGTGGTTGTTGAGATGAGCTTGCAGTTGGTGTAGCAGAAGAAacagttgttgttgttggtgcagCAGAATAAACAGTTGTTGTTGGTGCAGCAGAAGAAACATCTGTTGTTGGTTGTTGGCTTGATGGAGCAGTGGTCTCATTTTGTTGGCTTGATGGAGCAGTAGTAGTAGTCACAGTTGGTGGCAACTTGCAAGTGGCCTTGTTGTGGCCATCCTTATTGCACCTACTACACTTGATACCAAACTTTGCCCTTTTAAGCTGTGTTGCACTTCTTACTTGTTCCCCAACCTCTTTGTTCCTTTTCTTTTTGGGTCTACCAGGTTGTCTTTTTATAGGAGGTGGTTGTAGGTCAACAGCATCTGTCTTGGTCCAAAGAGTAGCTCCATTGGCCGGATATATCACAGGAGTATAGCATGCTTCATAGCACTCCTTTTTGTAATAATCAGGAATAAAATCATCTACTTCTAATCGTTGATCCTTCAAACATGCATATGCATGGCATCATGGTAGCCCAGTCAGCATCCATATTCTACATGAACATTCATGCTTTGACAGATTCACAGAATACTTTTCTTCTATGATTGTTATGTGCCTAACCTCATATTCTACCTCACCTGCACGCCTGTTACAAATAAAGGAATACAATACATAAGAGTatgattatattattatattttgcaGAATAGTATCATTATATTTTGCAATCCTTTTCCTGTTAGACTCCCATCTCATCATCAGATACACCCTAATCTCTTCAAGCATAGTCACAATGGGCTTGGCTCTTGCAGTTACAAAGACAAAGTTAAATGCTTCAGACATATTATTCACCAAAGTGTCACATTTTGGACCACTTTTAAACATTGATTTACTCCAGAACCTAGGTGGGATCTTCCAAATGTGTTTAAAGGCATTTGGATTCTCATCTTTAATCTGTCTCATAATTTTCTCCCAAGCATTTGGATGACTTGCATAGGCAGCCTTCCACATCAACTCCTTTAATTTGACACCAGGAAACTTCTTCTTGAAATTGCTATATAAGTGCCTACTCAACCAAATATATTTGTACA encodes:
- the LOC131644370 gene encoding transcription factor LRL2-like, whose translation is MEGESNNKDNSSEPISYENEQETSNHEVSEDHQIQNQQSETSVAQWNCVPKLPYSNYVEYLSESSTYLPTTEYNLVGNNYQTLGSTNSFNDQGKAFGFGFKPIGSSSNDYGIMKHVGFWRNNGEEEEEEEAITAKTGSTQNLLNAECDATWPSDSVGDKHNASRFDSMGMVGDASPFLLPIPKSGSSSTRQKSEKSRCTDRHRRQRIADNLKALHELLPNQEGGCQAQAYILDDIIDYVKYLQNQLKELSGSKLQSDSNAIPLVYHEGYGHYIKDQMLNEPLEEIMGKLVEEQSAATSQLLESKGLILLPIALVEELNQAMQLLNQAS